The genomic stretch gttatgaaaaagacatcgttctaaggtcaaaacaagaggcgaagccttcaaggctcacgtaagaaatcgacaaacagtaacacaaactcaatcactccgtcacacacacacacacacacacacacacacacacacacacacacacacacacacacacacacacacacacacacacacacacacacacacacacacagaaagagcataggtgaaactgcaagaaagcgagacactagatctagatctgtctgtctgcatgtgtatacaactctcctgtgttcactttcaagtgaataactatcgttctgatatcattttaaagtgaagttaaagaaacctggtatcggcactgctgtgcatctcctatgatctcaatggtatcaaggcacgggtcatagagatcaatttagatctagatctatttccGGTTGTGTATTCACACGCCAACGTTCGTTCGTCAAGATGGACggcgattttgatttgataaGCGACTTTTTCTTAGAAGACTTCAATGAAGAGGACGAACATTTAATGGCCGCTGCGCCCCAAAAAAGGAGATTCGAGAAAGTGACTGATGACGATGTGAACGCTCTCATCACCGATACAGAAAACGCCAACaccaaaagaaaaactgaaCATGTGATACGGCTGATTTCAGATTTCATTCTTCAAACCGAAGAGTTTGCAAAACAGATGAGATCAGCTGATATAGCGAAAATTGAGGATCCAAAACTTGTTGCAAACATTCTTGTCAAGTTTCTTACAACGGTGAAACGCGAAGATGGAGATGAATATGAACCAGGTACGATTCGAGGATTTCTGTCCGCCGTCGATCGGCACATGGCAGCGAACGGAAAAGGCAAGATTTTTTCCAGCAATGATACGCTGTTTGAAAACGTTCGAGCAGttgcaaaaagcaaacaaaaaaagctgAAATCAGCAGGGAAAGGAAACTTACCTCAAAGAGCGTGTGCACTAACGGACGAAGAGGTGGAAACACTGTGGGACTCTGGTCAGTTGGGAGTGTCCACACCAAGAGCCATAATCAACACCCTGTGGTGGTTGAACTGCCTCCACTTTGGAATGCGGGCAAGAACCGAACATCGCCAGATGTGCTGGTCCGACGTAACTGTTCAGATGGACAGCAGTGGCCACCGCTTCTTGGAATTCAACGAGCGAACCACGAAAACAAGAACAGGGGTCTCCAGGCAGGATGTCAGGGCAAAACCGCGAGCGTATGAAGATGTTGAAAACCCTGAGCGGTGCCCTGTGAAGATCTTCGAGAAATATGCCTCTCTTCGCCCTGCAGAAACATGCGGCTCCAACTATCCGTTCTACCTCACATGCGTCCATGATCCGAAACCAGGCAAACAATGGTTTCGTGCAATGCCGATGGGAGTGAACACAATCGGCAGTTTGATGAAAGAAATGGCGGCCGCGTCCGAGATATCTTCCACCACAAGTAAACGAATCTCGGGTACCTCGGCGAGGAAGACGCTGCTACAGAAGCTCAATGATTCTGGAGTTCCCCCAACCCATATAATGGAGAAATCAGGACATAAAAACATTCAGTCTGTACTCAGTTACGCGAAAATGTCCGACAACCAGCAACTGCAAGTTTCCCGAATTCTGTCAACCACGCGCACTTGCACAGTCTCAAAGTTGGGAGCTATGACGTCAACTACTGATGACGCAGATTCCAGTGCCTCGGCCTCAGGCGGAAACACACTCCGCCAGCCAGCAGTGACCTTTGATGCGCCCATTCATGGAGGAGTTTTCAATTTCAATTTCACAATGCCGCAATGagtttcttcttcgtcttcagtTGCAGAGCACCAAATTCCATTCAGTTACATTaagttgtgtacgtgtgtcactgtgtggttgtttttttcttcttttttttactcttaAGTTGATGAGGCCCAATGACAAGAATCCAAGATAAACTGGAACGAATTTATATTTCAAGCAAAGAAAGTGTtcgtgttcttgtttgtttcattgCAATAAATTTGCGTTAATCAACTAtgcgtgttctctctctctctctctctctctctctctctctctctctctctctctctctctctctctctctctctctctctctctctctctctctctctctctctctctctctctctctctctctctctctctctctctctctctctctctctctctctctctctctctctctctctctctctctctctctctctctatgtaaaTATGTTTTCTGTTGTCAACCGCATTGAGTCTCATCATATGCCTGTTCGGCTAGATGTGTGTGCTGCCCTAAAAATTGACGCTGATGTAGACAGTGAGAATAAGACTAGTTCAGAGAAACTGACTTGGGATTCCTCCAAAGCTAGTGTAtttttagattttctttctTCACGTGAAGGTCAAACTGCCATCGATGACGCTGCTGCATGTATTGATGATAACTCTGACGCTGCCTTGACAATGTTTGTAAACACGCTTTTAGAAGCGGGTCGGTGCATGCGACGCACGGTGTTTTTTGGAGGCCGTTTGACACAGAGTGTAGGGAGGGAAAACGTGAAGTTAATAGATTACTTAGTCGGTACTCTCGCACTAgaaatagagattacacaacgtcatcgagtgagggaccgaaaaatattgaaactcgaggatgatttttttgtggtatcaaccgagaccgtaggtcgaggttgataccacacaaaaaaatcatccgagagtttcaatattttttggtccctcacaagatgacgtttgtgtaatttgtgtatacaaagAACGcatgtgtatacaatgatcaatctctataccttcctgtcactggaagcagcaacacttgaaagcataagttcccttgacaaacgtcatttatgattggcgtcatctatgaatgacgtcactgtctagacaagacaagtgccggtatcggcaaaccttgtcgcggcaaacccgtgccttgataccattgagatcataggagatgcacagcagtgccgataccaggtttctttagcttcactttaaaatgatatcagaacgatagttattcacttgaaagtgaacacaggagagttgtatacaggTTGAGGATAAACTACAGTATTTGCAAAAAAGATCTGAATATCAAAATATgataaaagagaaaaagaaagcatatagaaaatcagtacaaaATTCTTTACTAGAAAACAGAAAACATCCTTCCATGTTCTGGTCAACGGTAAAACGGTCTCGCCCAAGGGAGAGAAACCGTGCTACTATAAATATCGATGTCTGGAAAGATCACTTTGAAAACATTTTGGGACAGCACACAGCTTCAACGCCTGAACAAAACGAAAATGTAATAAATGAAGAAAGTGAggaagatgtacatatttatgaaTTGGATGAACAAATTTCGTTAGCTGAGGTAAAACAAGCCATTCGAAAATTAAAAGCAGGGAAAGCTTCTGGTATTGATGAAATACCAGCAGAATTTCTAAAAGCAGCTGAGGATATTGTTGCCCCTTTTCTCACTAAGTTCTTTAACCGTGTTTATGACACTGGTGTGTTTCCTAAACAATGGAGTCAGTCCGTGATAGTTCCTTTACTGAAAAAGGGTGATGTAAATAATCCTGGAAATTATAGGGGCATTTCCCTCCTGAGTACTATTAGTAAAGTTTTTACTTCCATCCTAAATAGGCGTCTGTATAAATGGGCAGAGAGTGAACACAAGATATGTGAAGAACAAGCTGGTTTTCGAAAAAACTATTCAACTATTGATCATCGTTTTACACGTGTGACTATGATTAAGAAATGTCTGTATGGACAAAGGAGAAGTAAACTgtacgttgcttttattgattaTTTGAAAGCTTTCGATTCTGTAGACAGGGATAGTTTGTGGGTCGttcttcaaaaaataaaaacttcgacgaaaatgCTCCGTATGCTACAAGGGATTTATGATTCTGTCCAGTCATGTGTAAGATGGGGCCCTGAAGTGTCTGACTTTTTTGATTGCCCTGCCGGGGTGAAACAAGGCTGCATGTTGTCTCCCCTGATTTTTTCCCTGTTAATTACTGAAGTAGCCGATATAGTAACCTCAAATGGAAGGCATGGTGTTCAGTTTTTGCCTGGATTACAAGAAatttttttgcttctttttgctgacgatattTGTCTGATTTCTACAACACCTGCTGGACTACAAAACCAATTGAACAATCTTGAACAAGCCTCCTCTGCCCTTGGCCTCAGTGgaaatttaaagaaaacaaaagtaatgGTTTTTCGGAAAGGCGGTCATCTATCCAAGTCAGAAAAATGGTTTTATCAAGGTAAACCTATGGATGTTGTAAACAGTTATAAATATTTGGGTGACACATTGACAACAAAATTATCATTTGACATTGCTTTAGAAGAATTTGCAGGCAGAGCCAAGGGAAAAGTGGTAGAAATCATGAAAACAATGTGGAGCTTAGGTAGCATGGATGTTAGtgtattttttaaattgtttgatGCGCTAGTAAAACCTATGCTTCTGTACGCCTCTGAAATATGGGGTATCACACGCTTTCGTTCTGTTGAATCTCcgcatttgtttgcttgtaaaagatttttgaatgttttaccaAGAACTCCAAACGCGATGGCATATGGAGAACTCGGTCGTTTCCCTTTATTCATTGACAGTACTGTCAGTGTTATCAGGTACTGGCTAAAGCTGCAGAACATGTTTTTGGTTAGATTACCTAGACAAGCGTACGAGATggataaaaaaagattttcaagGTTACCCGGAAATGAGGTTGATTTGCAAAATTGGGCTTGCTCGGTAAAGCGTTGTTTGGATATGTGTGGGTTTTCCTTTGTATGGCTGAATGGTGGTGTTGTTCATGAAAAAGCTTTTTTGCGTGCGTTCAGACAGCGTTTGATTGACTGCTATAAGCAGGAATGGTTTGGTAAGATAATGGAAAGTGATAGATTTTCAACGTATAGTTCGTTCAAGTCTTTATTGCAGCCGGAAAAATACCTAACAGATATCACACTTACTaaatttagaaacatttttgtcaaaCTACGCCTAGGTATTATTGACCTGAATGGAAACAAACGCTATAGTGCTGTACCAAACACGTGCCCGCTTTGTCCTGCTGTGGAAaacgaaatacattttctgctACATTGCCCAAAATACCAGGATCTACGTGtaaaatatattttgaaatatttcactgacaatgtacatgtaccaccCTTGATTTTTCTGCTACAAAATGAGAGTATATACATTAATAGAGCTGTAGCCATGTATTGTTGTAGTCAAGTGGCGTatccagtctttttgtgtaattatctcctgccagactcagttgcctcccctgtctattatcttcccctgacccaagttgtgtcaagtgggtgtcatttcttttgacagggtacatcatagaagatgccaggtggcttggaggttttagtctcttacccccccccccccttctttgtaactggttgtaatctaatgagccttattcggtgtgcgtaatatttccggtgtgtgacacctctgtaacgatttctgcctctttaacgatccctttcatttggcaggcaatcttaagacgacaccccccgttgtctgacaccgggtattcttctcttgtctactcagttgcctcccctgtctattatcttgtgtgtcatttcttttgacagggtacatcatagaagatgccaggtggcttggaggttttagtctcttaccccccccccttctttgtaactggttgtaatctaatgagccttattcggtgtgcgtaatatttccggtgtgtgacacctctgtaacgatttctgcctctttaacgatccctttcatttggcaggcaatcttaagacgacaccccccgttgtctgacaccgggtattcttctcttgtctactcagttgcctcccctgtctattatcttcccctgacccaagttgtgtctcccgctgggattattgtgtgtttactatcgtagggtagactcttgaccggattcctttctaacctcttatctcagatttaggtggtcgtttatgtaatgtgcctccagactgtctgggtatcgttggacggcgttttgtcaagtgggtgtcatttcttttgacagggtacatcatagaagatgccaggtggcttggaggttttagtctcttaccccctccccccttctttgtaactgctcgtaatctaatgagccttacccggtgtgcgtaatatttccggtgcgtgacacttctgtaacgatttctgcctctttaacgatccctttcatttggcaggcaatcttaagacgacaccccccgttgtctgacaccgggtattcttcctattggcttatcgccacaggGTATCGGAAGTGACCAGCCTTTAAGTTAAAAGACTGAACATTTTGActagaggagagaacgcgaTTAGTTTCATGGAGCGAGCTGTGTGTTGCTCCGattgtacaatacaatacaatacaatacaataactttattaatctctaaaagagaaattacattgctgagcgtttgtgtccgtaataataacatacataaaacattcaaaataaacatttgttctttgtccttgTGGTTGTAACTAATTCCGAAACCTGTGTtcttgtgtttcgcgactaTCGTCAGCAGCaggttttgtgtgtgctcactgaggagaatctacactgctttctggtgtttgctttctggtgtctgctttctggtgtttgcttctggtgtacgttaagtaaaagtcacgttatcgcaacctctgtcttggcgtctcatttatgcttcctggcctatttccccccttccactccaccctatcacatctgGCGCATGCGAGCAGGattcaggaagtagagacgccgtagtttaacaccagaaagcaggggTAGCAGTGTAGGAGGTACTCAAcgtatccaagatggcggtcgaCGGGGTTCCTAGACCCCAGTGGCAGATGTTCTCCCCTCCCAGGCTCCCCCTCTTCACTAGCAGCAAAGATGGCTGTCTGCTAGACGACTACGTCACAGAGGCTCGTCGCATCATTGCCCACTTCAACCTGGAGGCGCTGGGCGGCGAGGCTGCTGAATGGCTGATCCAGTCACTTGCTGGGCCTGCCAAGAAGGAGATCAacctgcacccccctcaggcgaCTGCCACTGCCAACTTAGTCTTGACCATCCTGCAGGACACGTTTGGGGACCACGCCAGCATTTCCACTCTACTAGCGTCGTTCTACAGCATCTCCCAGAGTCAAGAGGAGGGCATTCTCTCATATGCCCACAGGTTGCAGGCTCTGCAGGTGAAGACGAATGCTGTTGTTGCCGGTACGGTTTCCGATGCTGCACTTCGTGATCGATTCATGCACGGACTGTTCTTGCCTGCAATGAGACGGGACCTCATGCGCTTTGCGAGAGGGCGTGAGGCTGTCACTTTTGCGGCAGTCCGTGCAGAAGCTCTCAGGTGGATGAGGGAAGATTTCGAGGTGGTGGCGAAGCAACAAACGGCTGTTTCTACACAGATGGGTGCAGAGTTAGGCAGACTGCAGGTCCCAGTCAACGAACTCGCCGTCAGCTCAGCAGAGCTACGCGCTGCCCTGCACCAACACACGCCAGCTGCCTCACGACAACAAAAGCCATCCGCGAAGccacgttgttggctttgcaaccGCCACGGGCATCTGCAGAGCAGGTGCCCTACCAAGCGTCAAAGAGACCAACAACCGCTGTCATGGAGACAGCCAAGTGAGAAACGCGCGAGTCATCAATCAACATCCATCACGGCGCAACCTCTCCTTGAGCAAAGCTGTCAGACAGAGGAACAGCATCGGCTGGCGACAACCCCCGTCCCCGTGCAGCTACACGACGCTCAGCTGATTTCATTTTGGGATTCGTTACTTAAtcttgcccctgtaccccgaGTCCCTGCTACCCCAACGTTCCCGGACCGAGGCACTGTCTGCATCGCACGCCCTGTCTTCCCCCCACCCGTCCAGCCTCATCCGGTGCAGCCAGCGGCCCCTGCACCTGTTCTACAGGCCCAGGTGCTTCCAGTGCCAGTAC from Littorina saxatilis isolate snail1 linkage group LG16, US_GU_Lsax_2.0, whole genome shotgun sequence encodes the following:
- the LOC138950999 gene encoding uncharacterized protein KIAA1958 homolog; this encodes MDGDFDLISDFFLEDFNEEDEHLMAAAPQKRRFEKVTDDDVNALITDTENANTKRKTEHVIRLISDFILQTEEFAKQMRSADIAKIEDPKLVANILVKFLTTVKREDGDEYEPGTIRGFLSAVDRHMAANGKGKIFSSNDTLFENVRAVAKSKQKKLKSAGKGNLPQRACALTDEEVETLWDSGQLGVSTPRAIINTLWWLNCLHFGMRARTEHRQMCWSDVTVQMDSSGHRFLEFNERTTKTRTGVSRQDVRAKPRAYEDVENPERCPVKIFEKYASLRPAETCGSNYPFYLTCVHDPKPGKQWFRAMPMGVNTIGSLMKEMAAASEISSTTSKRISGTSARKTLLQKLNDSGVPPTHIMEKSGHKNIQSVLSYAKMSDNQQLQVSRILSTTRTCTVSKLGAMTSTTDDADSSASASGGNTLRQPAVTFDAPIHGGVFNFNFTMPQ